Part of the Lycium ferocissimum isolate CSIRO_LF1 chromosome 6, AGI_CSIRO_Lferr_CH_V1, whole genome shotgun sequence genome, ACTAGACGCCCAAGTTAAGCCTACTTTTTAGTGTTTGATCTAGGTGAGAAGCTTTAAAGAGGCATGTGAATTCTTCATatttttatgagaaaattaACACACCTGAAGTATCACTTTTTTGTGaatttcctacctaaactatcagatATTTGTGTTTTCTATCTGAACCATCactaactatttatcaaaacactaactatttatcaaaacacacctcgacTAGTATCTGATGGTGCGTGGTGTacactctcttttcttttattttaaaaacgGTGTCAAATGGCACTCCACGTGGATAATTAAAggaattaattgaaaattaaaaaaaatattaagagataatagtcaaaacaCATATGAAGTATTACTTTATTGTGAGTATTCAACACCATCACATATTAgtcgaggtgtgttttgataaattattgtgatagttcaggtaggaaacacAAACACTTGATAGTTTAGGTGTGCTTAAGAGCAACCAATCagctaattttaaaattttaatttgttggATGAATTGTTCGGATTCAAGCCCAaactgcaatttttttttctttttttttttttttgggcaaaagctattCAAAGTATATGTTGTCAACTTTTgacgagtccggaaccaaaatgacccaaaaaaaaaaaatgaagtgaaccaaaataccccaataaaAAAATGGTACTAAAGTACCTTTAATGCAGTAAATTaatgcgttaaaggacttaaccgtaaCGACATGGTTAAGTCCaatagcgcagtaatttactgcgttaatgacgtcatgaaaaaaaaaattatttgaataacGAACTAAATTAATGCATTAATGCGTTATGCAAGTCCCATAAATTTTTTATCCATTAGACTTAAGTagttataaaaataagataaaattataaaataaggaGTAGTTGTAAATTGGTGAAACTTTAaacggtcataactttgcgcaaGAACGTCCGAtttacatgatttttttttattttgcgtATTTTTTTGAGATCTAACAGAATAAGCCGCATGAGCCGGTTTGTCCGGGCGCTTTTACAGAAAATAAAATCCGCccttatcccattcaatttgaattttgtcCCAAATGGGTGCAcaattttcattcatctttaataaaaatctaatgaaaataaatatatttcaagatGGTAATCCCGtggtaatgatgttttgaatgtcaatttcaaggctcgaaattcaatttatgaaaataagttagatagcattagtgaacattataaaaaataaaaaggtttactttataaaattttccaccaacttggcttggtggtttatttattttttatgccaACCACCTGGGATCAAATCTAGGTGAGAGCATTGAGAAGGTATTATGAGTAGAATACATTAGATATATTATGGGTGCATGGTGCATGATGCATGGTTTAAGTaaaaattaagtatattttttacgTATATATTTCTTAATGATAAATCTTATTTTACTCTTTGTTATCGTTTATAACTAACTCGCGTGACATCCTAAaccaattataaaaaaaaaataaagttacgcattaactaaaaaataacacgctaaaataaaatcactaaaacgACGACCCGAAGttttattaattgcacaaaaaaaatcgagttctatataaaatatttttgaatcaCACAGCAAATGACaatgaaattattgtctatGTCTATGTCTATATAAACCATAGACAAATCACGCATTAAATGACAATGAAAGTTTTGAATTCAAACAATGCTACagtaaaattttgaagaaaaaagagaatacggttgaattttgaagaaaatgataTTACGTTTATCAGTAGCTTTGAATTAAGTAAAAATAATACTAAGAATTAATTCAGAGCCATAACATTCATCTATTAACATAGACAAATCACACAGTGAAggataatgaaaagaaaagtgaaattttttttttttttaaaaaaagtatatcgcagtaaattactgcgctgtTGGACTTAACCGCGCCGTTACGGTTAAGCCCTTTAATGCAGTGATTTACTGCGTTAAAAGGTACTTTGGTACCACTTTTATTTATTGgctattttggttcacttcatttttttttattttttttttgttggtcaTTTTGGTTCCAGACTCAACTTTTGACGTGGAAAGCCTTCTACAGAATGCTTCAAAGTTTGATCATTGGTCCCATCGCATTTCATTGTCTTTGTCGAAAAACTTGGTTCCTAAATTGCATACGCAAAAAAGACAGAAGTAAGGAGAATAAATATGACTGACATTCATAACTcttagcacaaaaaaaaaaaaaaagtaagacaaactGTTCTTGATGAATTTCCTTTACTCTCACACAGTCACACGTAGTCTGTAAAATAATACTCCTACTATACATTTCAGATAGAAATGAATGGAGAACTTCTAAAGCTTGTACTCCAATTCGATTATCCAACCACCCCCTCCAAAACCCACAAAAAAAGGTAATTAAGAAAACCAAGGACAAAAaactaaacaaagaaaattaagtgaaatgttctctttttatattttatggaAAACAACTTCTCTACCCCGCATACATCCCAGGCCTTCCCCAGACTCCAGTGATTAtactgggtatattgttgttgttctctttttatatttacaatATCGGTACATATCAAGAGATGAATTTTCTAGAGGTAATTAGGAACCCAAAGTTTCCAAACCTTAACATCACAATCCAAGCTACCACTATAAACCAAGTAAGAATTTCCAGAacaagaatcatcatcatcctttTCCCTATCTAAAGCTGCATTCAAACACTTAACTGGACCATTATGCCCTTCAAACACTGCTAAACAAGAATAACTTTTTCCAAATCCTCTCTTCCATATTCTCACAGTTTTATCAGCTGATCCACTACATACCAAATCTGACACCACAGctaaacacaaaattgattttttatgtCCTCTTAATGCCCCTGACACCACCATACTAATACTTCCACTATCTTTTTCCCACACAATTATGGACCTATCGCATGCACCAGAATATAAAACATAGCCATTTTCAGTAAGAGCCAAAGCATTTACTGCTGATTTGTGTTTTTCTAAAGTGAACATAAGGGTGTGTTTGTTTTCCCTTTCTTGTTTCTtccatattttgattttcttgtctGCTGATCCAGTGTAAACATGTCCATTATTGGATACGACTATGGAGTTGATGGCATCATCATGTGCATTCCATACTGATTCTAAGCATTTGAAATCTGAAGTTCTCCAAACCTTAAAAGTCCTGTCCCATGAAGCAGAGTAGAGTAAAGAGCCATCTTTGGATAAGGCTAGAGCTGACACTGTGTCGACATGATGAACCTGTTGAGACATAGTATAGTTGAGTATTAAACgagattaaaattttgaaaataaatggtcacaattcaatataatatCACAGCACGTAAAATATATCCCATTGTCTCAATATATCTGTTTTgagaaaatataattaagtagGTAAAAGAGATAAATTTTGAAATGAACCCAACTCAATATAATATCAGAGCAGATAAACCATACCCTTTTATCCTAATATATGTGAGGGATTTCGGAATAAAGAGTCAAAGCGCTTAAATTTGACTATGAATAAGGGCAAAGATTTGTccaaagttttaaaataaattttacatatttagaataCACATGAAAAGTACTAGCATAATACAATATAGGTAATgatccaaaatatttttaaaagtttgagaaaaatataatcaaagaaaaaactgTTTGACACTCCACATAGTAGCagtttcacataaattgaaacggatggagTAATATTTTCAGGTGCTTgatcattgaaaaaaaaatcagactCACATGTGAGACATattgaaattaaataaaattaagtaatTGAAAATGTGTTTTTTAGGACGATTTAATAATAGTTACCCATGTGCATTTCTTGTGTCTGCGAACTTGTACATAGTTCCTTGTCCAAAATAGCTTCATACAACGATCGTTAAGTGTTGGTAAGGTTGCAATACACTTGTAATATCTATTAGGCATATCATtatcaattttccatactcgGATTCTATGATCTTGGTGAGCACTAAAGAGCTTATCTCCCATGATGACTATGGATTTTACTGCACTTCCACTTTGGCATACTATCTTTTCTTTCGAATAACTGTCCCATACAAGGATTTCGCCGTTGGAAGAGCCGCTATAAAGGTGTTTTCCGGCAAGAGATAGGCAGACGCAGAATATGTAGGAAGAATGGCCTGTTAGAGTTGCTAAGCAATGGTGGAAATTGTTTGAAGATGATATAGAAAAAGAAGGAAGTGATGGTAAACTTGGATATGAGCAAAGGGAAGAAACTGAccttgatgataatgataatgatgatgaagaatCTGAGGAAAGATATCTAGATTGAGTTTGATCAGAATTATCTGatgattttttctttgtttgacaAGGCAAAGGACATGGAAGAAatcccattttttttccttaagaGGAAGAAATTTTGAATGGTTCAAATAAAGGATGGAATGAATCCAACTTTGTTATTGCTTGCTGTGTTTATAAAGAAGCAGGGAAAGCTAAAAAAATATAGGGTAAATGTCTAAAATACACCCCAACCTTTGCCCGAATTTGTTGTAACACACCTAATTTTTACGGGAGTCCTATTAccctgatatatatatatatatttaaggaatttttttgaaatttatcaAGTGAGCTGGTAACAATTCAAATATGTGCTGAACAAGATACAAAAAACAAAGAGTCCAATCATTTTCAGGTCATTTCACTCTtcgaacaaaataaaaaattagaattcTCTCCTAtactcttaatttttttttcacggAGAAAGCAGttgattctcttgaaatttGATCTTATGAATCACTATATTCTTTCATAATCATGTCATGGCTTGTGTCGCGTTgaattttgcttctttttttttcccatatAAATGCCAAAGAAATGCTTTAAAACTATATTTAGGGGGATAATAGGACCACCATAAAGGTTAGGTGTATTACAACAAATCCGGGCAAAGGTTGGGGGTGTATTTTAGACATTTTCCCAAAAATGTACTATTGTTTGCCTGACACAATTGAACTACTTGTGCGTAGAGGCGGAGTCGTGTGATTTCTACTTTgtgggttctaaattaaaacgCTAAGTGCAAGTAGTAATAACTGAGTTCTAAAATTagtaatatttaataaatttcttaatataaGCACActatttaaacaaaaattatgGGTTCAGCTGAACCCATAACTGAGCTTCTAGCTTCGCTCCTGGTTGTATGAAGCTTCTTTTTGTTTCAtaaaaaaatgaaccaaaaaaTGAAGGTTTCTGTCCACTTTCTTATTAGACAAAACGAAATCTCACAACTAATATCAACTATGTGAGGCatgtaataaaaaattaaaaagaaagagtatTTTACCAAAATGACACTcataataataaatgaaaagtAGAAAAAGTGAACAAATGAGACTGTGACAAATATGGGCCCAAGAAGGGACTGTTCAACATGAAAGGTGTAGTCAGGCTAGGAATTGGGGTGGCATCATCCTAAACCAAAATCATGAATCCAAAACCAATGTATTGTGAATGTATGAGGATGAATCTTGAACCACTTTTAGCGTCTATTGAGGATAATTTAGTTTATTCTTAAGATAACCTAGATGCTTCTTTAATGTTTGGCAATCAGTCCCTACCTTTTGCCCTTTTAACTTCTAAAGTTGATATTAATCAATGTCTATGGCATACACGGATgagaaaagggctaaaattgCTTCTCAACTGATGCAAATAGATTAACTACACTCTTCATTTGATTTTCGTCCTAAAAAAGATCATCACTATATGGGAAAAGGGATAACAATGATAAAATTTAAGACCAAAATCAGAGGGAACGTATAATTCTATTTTCAATAATTAAGGGGCAATGTTAACCCTTTATGATCCCCATTCGCGTCCTTCCTTTTCCAAATACGGTTTGAGAATTATGCAGAACAATTCAAATTAGTAGCTAATCATAAGATTTAGCTTTAGTGATAATTTCAAGAATGCACAAGCACAAGCAAAGGCTCTGTTTTGCATGGAACAAGATCTGGTTAAATCTTAATCACCCACAAAATACTATTCTCTCCATTCTAATTTATATGACGTAGTTTAACTAGAAGTGgtgcttaaaaaaaaagaaaggaagactttcgaaacttatgatataagtatatcaTAACATTTGTATGTCTATAAGAGCTTGTTAttactaataaaataaaagtttaagttaaataatttttaaatttagacaaatgacattcttttttagtGAAAAAATGGTGTTATACAAGACGGAACGGAAGGAGTCCCCATTCTTATGTTAAATTAACGAAGCCAAATCTATCTTACACAAATGAGAAACAACAAACGAAACTAGACTTAAGTATGGATCAAAAATTACGTTAGGATAGGATCCTTGTTGGTCCTTTTTATAAAACATTATATGCAGAGGAGGAGCCGGGATTCGAAGTTTGTGGGTTCGgggttctaattctttaaagtgATTGggtcttaattaataatttgtacatatttgacaaaaaaattaatacaaatatatgattcagactactgggttcggccgaatCCACGCCCGAAGGATTAGCTCCCCCCCAATTATATACTCTGCTAGTAGGAGCAGCTCCGCTTCCTTCTCTAGAACAGTGACAGATTAATCtgaattattttatattaagCTAAAGTGTTATATCTCTTCCATGATGTATAGCATTATCGGTGCAAAACAATAATATGCCTTGAGAAGTGCCTAACAACATTATTAACGTGTCACAAGTCTTGTAAATATTCATAGGTCACAGACGGATGAGTGGTAAAAGTCATTCCTGATTATATAGTTTTAATCTTCTGGACTATATTTTTAGGTCAAAAGGTTGAATTGCTATCTTCTTATGGTTATACTGTGTGTTATGCAATCTTAATCCAAACAGCTAGCATGGTCCCCTTATATAGCCATAAAGATACGGTGGAAAAAGCAGATTGGACGATTCAGAGGAATTATGAAGGAATAATTTTTGTcagtaaataagaaaaaatttcagGAGAGGACAGATGATTTGGAAGGTAATATAGGAAAAGGGGAGCCTCTTTTTCAGCTATTCTTGTAATATGAAAGTTTTATTCCACGACTTAATATAAAATGGCTCTTTGTTGCTTAAGAAGTCAATTAATTAGGGAGAAAAGTTGgttttcttgtctttttttcttctgaggaCAGTCTGTGGATTaattaccatttttttttttttaaattattttcacGTTCAGACACAACTTTATGCCTAACTTTTGTTCATAACATTTGCATCAGTAAACTAGTAAGATATTATGTTGCCTTAATTATATAAGTTGTTGGAGATTATGGACTAGTTCTACATGAAAAAGAATGATATGAGCGTGGATGCTTAGAACTTTCTTCTTTAACCGAATTACgtaaattttctaaattaatcataattaattcaaagGGGTAGACAAAACGTGCCGAATTTTAAGCTCTAATACTGTTTTGTTCTTGTTTATTAGGAGTAATCTTCAAAGGGAAAAATGGTAGCACCATGGTCCATTGGATAGTCTGACAAATTAAAAAGGTGCATTTAAACCATTActaaaaaatctttattttttcaCTCATTTCTGactgaaaaatgttcagtggCTATTTTCCACTAAATGTCGGTGGAAAAAAtctaaatagtagtgttttcacgCGGAAAACTTAAGAAGTTTCCCATCGTTTCAATGGGAATCTGTTTCCCATCATATGTTTTCCCAGTGAGTTGGTTCGATGGAAATGGAGTGGGAAAATTATcttttatagcacaaatttcACATTGAATATCGGTGGGAAAACTCTATATTTCTAGTAGTGAACCTCTTAACAAAATGTTAATTAAATGCCAAGTAGTTCTATAGTTTACAATTTTATGGACAAGGCAAGTACCTATTTCACCTGTACTATTTTTGAGGATAAGTTTTGATAGTAGAATTTACTATGCATTTAATTTGAAACACTTATTATCATTGTAGACAGAATTTTAATCTACTTCTAATAgatatttaaaaagtaaaaaatattgcTACACAAGATCAACGATGAAGATAAGATTTACAATTTAATATGAGTGTAACCTTATCACTCACTCTGTTTCTTTTTATATGCACTCATACCATTTTGATTTATTCGTATGAGAATggtacttttttatatttgaaattagTTTAACTGTATGTTTCTCATTATACAACATActtttttaatcataaaaatttCTCTAaatgtttaagatcacaagttCTAAAAACTTTCCctatttaacttaaattttatgaccaattgttgctcccaaacgcacacgcaggTATACAGtcatacaagtaatatagaatttttaagtccagatatcgtacccatagggacttatgattaactgtcaacaaaattaaactaatgctaattatctaaacaagaaataaaatccaaatttatatttatgaactaaataaaaataaaagaaagcaaataatgaactttaaccaagaaagagcggatttttatcggagaagatatagatctagggctatgaccactaacaatctagttgagtcttcaaatcaTTCTACCTATAGGTTAccatgaccactaacaatctaGTTGAGccttcaaatcgttctacctatgggttactagttgacgggttgattttaactttatgatattctctcgaactactcacaagcctgtagatgctactataacacctatatctctatggtcgccagaggtaacaagaacgcatttactcCTCTATATCCAACTAAGttgggctaaagggtatatctctatcctcagtagcgaaacgataatatcgaacaaactctatttattcttattacatacgtgaattccctctctcaagtccaattcacgcaccacagatagtgttcaaTTAGCGATCAAGTAactaaacaattaagcacaagaataaataagaaacccaaaaatatggaaatttaatagatagaaacgataatcaaacgtcaactttcatgtttgtctcaaagccctagaactaaagagtttatcgccacatagacatggaagaaaaacaacaaatcatccgaataaaaatgtcaaaataagtattatagagaagagaaggtaaaaccGTAACTGGCTCATGTGCGGCTCTGCctctctaggtccaaagttctgaactaagggtttcaggctatccaaagttatgtaaaaattgTGGCTTATGGAATATTTATAGGTATAGGAAAAAGCCCAAAGAAAATAACCAAGTCCAAAACAAAATGGGAGAAGTATTAATCTGAGAATTAGTTAACTGCATCCAACTCCTACACTGACCAAGCCAAGTGCGCTTCGGACATACTTCCGCAACATTGTTATGTCAAAACATACTGCCTTCAATTCTTACTTTTCCACTTTTATTTCCATCATCACACAATAATCCACCATCATTAAGGCGACTTTTCACATTAAATATCCACATAGACAAACATATATTGGTCTTCAATTCTTGTCATCAACAACGTACATCCCCttgtttatttaaaaaatttctttttcttctttttcttccgtGTTTATTCAATATTGCTCTAGATCTCTTCAATTTTGCAATTCATTATTCCTGCACATAAAATACAATATTAAGCACAAAGCAATATAATAACACTAAAAGGACGATTAAAAGTACTAGaatgtgaggcaacaatgactaaatatatgtattttttgccgaacatcaccaccccacacttaaactcTTGTTCGTCCTCGGGTAAGCTTTAAAACCACTTTCAATAAATCAAGGTTAGGAACACCACCACTTTAGTTGATACCAACAATTAGGCCGTATAGCAACTCAACTCATCAAATATACACTTCCTGATCATCATGCAAGATATACAAGTCAACTCAATCAAACAACAAACGTCTAACCTCCTAACCTCAGAGACggactctaactcatcaaatttaagctcACTCACCTACTCTGTCAAATAAATCTAATAACATCACCtatctatcatgaaacaagtaccctcacaagaagaaatagtccacacactcaaatcaaagaatgaatgtaaattaaggacttagcatcaaagcacaactctcgcactcacaaagaaattcacatgTATGCACAAAGAACCATAGACTTGCCCATTATGTACATCTCCACTAATCAAGTGTGCTTgaatagaatcaaataggactttaacgGGTTGTAATGTTGGCTAGGGGACGGGTAGGAGAACTATATAATAGTGACTTACACTTTCCTAGGCACTTGCATTTTTAGACTTCATTAcccattattttcttcttcttcactttatttttcagcCCTCTCTTCATCAATTGTTTCACAAGTATTTCTCATCATATCAAGAAcgtttcaatcattttttttccagcaattttgtttcatttttttttcatatcacATTCTTTCAAAGAGGGCCTTTTCATCATTTTGCATCTATCATTGGTCACCATTTTTTCACTTGACCATCCCTTTTCTTCCGATTTCACAATTATAACACAATCTAAGTTACAGTGCTCAAGGAAGCAGGGTGCAAAAACTAGGGATTCAAACAAAAGGATCAAGGCAAAAATACGGCTAACAAACGAAATGCGACAGGCTCAAAGGGCTAACTAGTGGTAACAATTtctgaaaaggctaaaattcaCAAGAAATATCAAAGAAATCCTATTATATATCATCTTCTAAACAGagcaacactttttatttcgcttcaataacatgcagggcaagttctagtttaagatgcaaaacatggaatatatgcaagaaatcctcaccacacatggcaaaagtctcaatcaagatggatcaattctacTCTAGGACAAATAGGATCATGACgaactacaaaataagaataagctATACACAGAGTCACAACCATGAGTTAGGTGTCAGGAAGTTACGCTATCTTTTCATTGCTCAAGCACTCACAGGAAAGTACTACTCAAGCTCAGGATCAAATATACTAGTATCAAACAAGTCAAAATGTCTTTCTTCTCCCTCTTTTActactccaaaaaaaaaattagtcctaaaaataaaaaaaactaccCGGTTcaaagacccccccccccccccgcgcggGAAAGAACCtaggccataagaaaacccaaGGAGTGGATGATCTATGCCACtacaagagaaaaagaagctataaaagaaaaataaagaacgaacaaaagaaaaaaaaatctttttgaatttttattggttttcgtttttttttttttaatatataaggctaagaaaattaaaaaaaataaaaatcttatAGTATAATCATCCTTGACCTCAAATATCGGAAGTACCCACCCTACACTTAAAAATATGCATTGTCCTCGATGTATGTAtagcaaagaaaaaaataaaacaacggTGAGAAATACTCCCTGAGACCCTCTAGGGCCTAGCTAGCAGCATAATCCTCAACAATTAAGGGTCGGGACGACCCCACACTTAATCCTAAACATGCTCCTCAG contains:
- the LOC132060801 gene encoding protein JINGUBANG-like; this encodes MGFLPCPLPCQTKKKSSDNSDQTQSRYLSSDSSSSLSLSSRSVSSLCSYPSLPSLPSFSISSSNNFHHCLATLTGHSSYIFCVCLSLAGKHLYSGSSNGEILVWDSYSKEKIVCQSGSAVKSIVIMGDKLFSAHQDHRIRVWKIDNDMPNRYYKCIATLPTLNDRCMKLFWTRNYVQVRRHKKCTWVHHVDTVSALALSKDGSLLYSASWDRTFKVWRTSDFKCLESVWNAHDDAINSIVVSNNGHVYTGSADKKIKIWKKQERENKHTLMFTLEKHKSAVNALALTENGYVLYSGACDRSIIVWEKDSGSISMVVSGALRGHKKSILCLAVVSDLVCSGSADKTVRIWKRGFGKSYSCLAVFEGHNGPVKCLNAALDREKDDDDSCSGNSYLVYSGSLDCDVKVWKLWVPNYL